The segment AGtgcattgaataattaatttatgggtaaaatatcattttcatccctaaactttcatCAAAGTTCATTGATCGTCCCTAAACTTTGCAATGTTTTACTTTTCATCTTTCTGTTTATGTCCATTAGTTTATGTTCTACGTGACTTAACGGAGTACTAACACAGTAATTCCCCATGGAGTAATATCATTAGACTTATTGCaatttaaatgtgaaaatatcGTTAGACTTGTTGCAATTCAAAAGTATTCGTTTCATATCACTATGGTTTCAttatatattgatttgagaTAACAGCTCAAGAATCCCCCACAAAACAGACAACAGACTAGTAAGATCCTTTGAGGTCCAAGTATCTTTACAAGCAGAATGATTAAAACCAACATCTACATCTCCAATTCTCATCTCCTCTGCCAGGTTCTGTTCTTGTGTGTGCTGGGACCTGCCTTCCTAGGAATTATTAAACCCACTTCATGCACCAGCAACCTCACTTTTAGATGTTCACAGATGGAGAAAAATGCTCTTCTTAACTTCAAAGAAAGTCTCACAGATCCATCAAATCGCCTCTCTTCATGGGTTGGTGAAGATTGCTGTAAATGGATAGGTGCTGGATGTGACAACACTACATCACATGTTGTCAAGCTTGATCTCTACAACCCACTTCCGAGAGAAACTTACAATTGCAAGTCGTGCTTGGGGGGTAAGATAAGTCCTTCTTTACTCAATTTAACGCATTTGAGTTACCTGGACCTAAGCCTGAACAATTTTGAAGGTCAGTTACCAGCTAGTCTGGGACATCTGACCAACTTGAGCACATTGGTTTTATCTGTAAACAATATTACTGGTGAAATACCAAGCTCATTTGCCAACCTTTGCAACTTGCAAACTTTTATACTGATGGCCAATGGCATAAGTGGGGAGATAACTCAGTTTGTAGATGGTTTATCTCAATGTTCCAACAACAGCCTTGAATTGCTGGATTTGAGTGGTAATAAATTGCTTGGGGGCAACTTGCCTTACTCACTGGGGGCACTCAAGAACTTGAAAAACTTAGATCTTTCAAGTTGTTCCTTTTGGGGTTCAATTCCAGATTCTATTGGGAACATGTCTTCCTTACAATTACTTGCCCTTACCGCAAATAAAATGAACGGAAGCATTCCAAGCAGCATGGGGAAACTATCAACGCTGGAAAAGTTGGCTCTTGGTGGAGGGAATTCTTGGGAAGGTGTCTTAACTGAAGCTCATTTCCAAAATCTTACGCGATTATCATTTATAGAGTTGGGTATCTCCACTAGATGGTCATTGGTTTTAAATGTCAAACATGAATGGGTTCCTCCTTTCAGCTTGATATACATTGTATTCAATCGCATGAAGATTGGTCCCAAATTTCCAGCATGGCTTCAAACTCAAAATGAGCTCAACTATCTTAGCCTCGTTGATGTTGGCATTTCTGATACCCTTCCGCAAGGATTTTGGAATTCCAGCTCAAGTCTTAGCTATTTGAGCCTTTCCCAGAACCAAATTCAAGGACAGGTACCATACTATCAATCTTATTCTATTACATATTACTTGGATTTGAGATTCAACAATTTCGTGGGGCAGGTCCCACTTTTTCATAGTAAATTTATGAAAGTTTTATACCTTGAAGAAAATATGTTTTCTGGAGTTGTCCCTGAAAACATAGGTGAACTATTGCCCAATTTACTTCACTTGGTCCTCTCTTCAAATTTCATTACCGGTAGAATTCCACCTTCTATTGGAATACTTAAGAGCTTGGAAATTCTTGCTTTGAGAAATAATAGCTTGTCTGGGGAACTCCCTCCTCATTGGGATGATATGCAGTCATTATACTTTTTGGACATATCAGACAACAATATATCCGGTAAACTTCCAAGTTCAATGCGATTTTTGAGTTCACTACAGTGGTTATCATTGGGACAAAATCACCTTGAGGGGGAGCTCCCTTCTTTCTTGAGAGAATGCACAAAATTGGTAAGCCTTGATCTTGGAGGGAACAAATTCTTTGGAAACATACCAGTATGGATAGGAGAAAGCTTATCAAATCTATCAAGGTTAAGCCTAAGATCCAACTTGTTTGATGAAGTCATACCTCAACAATTATGTCTTCTTTCAAGCCTTCACATCCTTGATCTTGCACATAATGATTTGTCAGGAGGAATCCCTCAATGTTTAGGGAACTTGAGTAAAAATGGTTCAAgtaaatttgttaatttcttGGAACAAATTGCAATATTTTATAAAGGAAGAGACTATCTATATAGAAACACAATTTATCTTGTCCATTCTTTAGACCTTTCAGGAAATAATCTATCAGGGGAAATACCTGATAGTATAACAGACCTTTTAAAACTCAATATCCTAAATCTCTCAATGAATCACCTGACAGgaaaaattcccaaaaacatAGGGAACTTAAAAAGTTTGGAATCATTTGATCTCTCTAAAAACCAACTTTTTGGTCCCATTCCTGAAAGCCTGTCTTCTTTGACTTTCTTGAGTCACTTGAATTTGTCATTCAACAACTTGTCTGGGAAAATTCCATCTGGGAATCAACTTCAAACCTTAACTGATCCTTCCATCTATCAGGGCAACCCTTTGCTTTGTGGACTTCCGCTTTCCAACAAGTGTCTAGGGGATGAAACTGATCCTAGAAAAACTCCAAATGGCAGCGGCAATGGAGAAGATAACAATGATGGAATGGAATTTGGGTCGCTATCATTCTACATTAGCATGGTAGCTGGCTATATTGTTGGATTTTGGGGAGTTTGTGGCACACTAATTGTCAAAACATCATGGAGACAAGCTTACTTTCGAGGCTTTGATAATTTGAAAGATAGGATTGTTCTTTTCATTATGGTTAAAGTTGCTCCTTTGATAAGGAAGATTAAGTTCGAGAGAAATTAAGGCGATGAGCGAGGAAGGACACTTTAACGTGCATTACCgtgtatttctttttattgttgtaATTCTATGCTGGAGTCATatagttaattaattattagtaaataattttactaggcattttctatttttattccATCATGTGTTGTTGTAATAACCATTTCGAATCatattttatattgtattatcattctttatttaaatttttgtgtaagAATATCGTGAGTGAATGTTATGTAGATAACAGGTAGCTCAAGTCTTTCTTGAGCGACCTATGCTTCAACCTTCACTTGCCAGAGTCATATAGTTAATTAGTTATTTGTAAATGATTTTGCTATTGTGAGACATTTCATCTTTTATCCCATCCCGTCTCCTAAATTCCTAATAACTATTTCtcatcatattttattattttctcgttcttgatattaaatttttgggtaaattatgAATTTAGTTCCTAACCTTTACATtatgtgtcaatttagttcctaTGTTTTGAACGTGTTAgtttaatcctaaatattttggtattgtgtcaaaatagttTTTACCATTAAatgatgaatgaaaaatgcTGAGCTAACtgacaactaaaataaaatattatttttatgccaCATGTGCTGCCACATCAacataaactttttaaaaaatagtaatgttcaaaaatataaataaataaaaaattctaaaatgtgAAGAAAACCAAACTGTAACACAAATCAAGAATAAACACAAGTCTCATCACATGTGCTCCACACGTGTTCTAAGgctctcttttttgtttgagtttagtgtcataattttctatCCATCCCAATTTGAGGTTTATACGCATGTTCGattatattatgcatttgcGAACTATTGATATAGTCAGGTGTGTCATGAGGCCAACCACAAAAAAATGAACACCGAAATAGCATTAAAATCATATGTTCGAGTGTGAATGTGTTCATTTTTTGGAGCTAGCCTCATGACACTCCTGATTGTATCAGTAGTTTGCAAATGCATAATATGATCGAACATATACGTAAACCTCAAATTAGaatgaatataaaattatgacattaaaccctaaaaaaaaggTATCAAAGTATGCATGTGACGAGACTAGTTagctattaaaatttttaattaagaagGGAAGTTCCAACAATCACTCCTATCTCTCATCACACTCAAAAACTCAATAGTTCATGAGAAGTTCTAAgtatggaaaattttgacatttttttttgagagagagagagagagtaacaaCCCACTTTAGACAAGTGTATAACATGCAATGAGATAGTAAGAAAAGATATTTGGTACTAAATGATACTATGTCAGCggtatcaaaatccaataatcGAGAGATATGTTTGCAAAAAATAACTATCTCACTAATAAATGAAAGACACGTGTTAGTGGGTAGTTATTTTTGCATACATGTCTCTCGTTTATTGTATTTTGATACGAATGACATGATATCATTTAATACATAATACCTTTTCAACATAGTAAAAGATAATAAGTTTTTCAacatattcaaaatttcaacatGGGGAAAGACTAAAGTCATATATGAAAGTGTGAAACTACAAGCATAAAAAACTTACATTCATTTGTCATTTACTTAAGACTATCtattaattctcaaaaaaaaaaaaaaaaaaagactatctATTAAATCCAACAATGATTCTTCtcgcaccaaaaaaaaaaaaggtctaacAATGatgcttatcattttttttttctttttcatttaagtAATGAGAAAGTTGTTTCTCaagtaataaaaaagttgttactaagaaaactaaaatttatgaGACGACAGTTTCACTCTACCACTGAAAAAACATGAACAGCATGACTCATAACTGATAAGTCATAACTTCTTTGTGCTTGAGATTTCTGTtccaataaatataaacatagaACCATTGAGAGACTTAACACTTGCCAATATAAATAATTGAGTAGCAGAAACAAACATAAGAAAGACATAATCATGAATATGTAGTTTACTATAATTTCAATGAcactcttttattaaaaataaataaataaaatttgaacatATCTTTTTATTCAGCTTTACGTGAGACTGCAACTTTATGTGCCATTTTTTAACCGCATGTACCCAAGGTAAGCAGCTGAATTTCTTAGTAATACGTTAGCACAAatgaatttctcttttgttgaaaaaagatcatactttttgggttttttttttttttttttttgggtttctttcaTTAATAGCATGTCCTTTCTATTCAGTTTGAAAAAGCTAAATGGAAAAGGACCAACAACACATCAGCATAAAAACAAATATAGTTAAATCAAGTTTTGCATTACTAACCTTGCATGCATTTCTCCTTTGATTCCTGTTGCATGTTTTCAAAGTTTTAGTTTTCATTTAGAAAtatagttaaattgatgaaaaaaaaggaaaaaccaaaaaaatgggaaatgtggaaaagtaaaaattaaaccttaattcttaaataggaatagaataaatatatttGGAATAGAGTGTTGGGGGAATCACGTTTTGACTCCctacaaccactctaaaaacaGGCCCATGTGGTGTGATGTCGAAGGCCATAAAGATTTGAATGTGTCTTCTTCACCACCAATTGCTTTTGAAGTGGAATGGCATAGCTTACAATTCGACAAATGATATCAGAGCCAAAGTCATGGGTTCGAGTCATGAGAGTATCATTGTGCTGGAGAGATTGTTGGGGAAACCACAATTTGACTCCCTACAACCACTCTAAAACAGGTCCGTGTGGTGTAATGTCAAAGgtcataaaagatttgagtgtaTCTTTCTCATCACCATTTGGTTTTAAGGTAGAATGACACAGCTCACGATCCAACATAGAGAAAGGAGTAGAagagtgggggggggggggggggggagagagatgCAAAAGTAGTGAATGATCGTGGGAGATTTTGATTTAGTGGGAAGTTAGTATTTGCGTAGTGGGACGTTTGTGTGTAGTGATTTAAGAGTGGGAGTCAATTATTCAAGgttaaattttgtaaatgacATTATCTCACTTTGAAAAGTGAAagcatttttgttgttggattaataattattttcataattactTTTATaccctgattttttttttatccaaagaATAACATATTGGGGATATTTTAGGAAGTAGAAAAGGCGATAACAGACTTTCTtgagcctctttttttttttttttttttttttgagaatgaatgcTACGAACTTTTATTAAGAAAACCCGGCCAAATCAGCCTGATATGAATGAACAACTTCCGAtggaacatcttccatccatactACACAATTTGGGATAGTAACAGCTAACTTCGCCAAATCATGCGCTACTAGGTTGCCCTCTCTCTTTGTATGAGAGTAAGACAATAAAGAAAAAGCTGGAATAAAACTGTAAGCATCCTGAATCAAAAGACCAAATGGAGCAAGTCCAACATCCTTGGTTTCTAATGCCTTAATCACCATCAAAGAATCTCCCTCAAGGATAGCTGCTGAGATGCCCACCTCCCTAGCAAACTCAAGAGCCCTAGTGGCTGCCCTGGCCTCAATTTCAATCGGCTGTAGGAGCTGGGGGATTTTTTCTGTCATGGCTGCTAGCACCAAGCCTTCTTTGTTACGGATAATAGCTCCTACCCCTGAACAATTTTCTTCGGCAAAAACGgctccatcaaaattaattttgtagaCGTCCAATGGAGGTGGCTTCCAACGTGTCCTCATGCGAGGTCTACTAGGTGAAGATGGCGGTAAGATAGCTTGGTATTCTGAATATCTCTCAGCTGCAAATTGAGAAAGAAGGTTCAGGGAGCAACATGGTTGTTGAGAACGCATCTGGTTCCTTTGAGTCCAGATGGACCACACCGTGAAAGCAAAGAGAGCTGGCTTCCGTTGATGCTCAAATACCCAAGCCATCAATTCACTGAAGCTGGAAAAAGAAGTCTGGTTCCGAAAACTCCATGCGGTATCCTTATCCCACACACAATCCAGGTTTTTGCAAGTCCATACTGCATGAATCATGTCTTCCGCTTCACCTCGACAACGGTCACAGGTCTGATCCGTGATAATAGTTCTACGCAGAAGATTGCTCTTTGATGGAAGTGAGTCACGGCAAGCTCTCCAAACTAGATTCTTCACCTTATTCGGACATGCCAGAGCCCAGATTTTCTTCCATAGGCCTTTTTCATGATCAGGCCGAGCCTCCCTGTGAGAACCATCCTCTGCTTCCTTTAAGAATTGGTACCCCAGCTTGCAATTGAACTTACCATCCTGTGCTAGTGGCCAAAACAGTGAGTCTTCAGTAGCTACCCGGGCCAATGGAATGTTCTTAATTTCTTCTGCTTCTTCCGGTGCAAACAATCCATCCACCATATCAGCATTCCATGTGCGTGTCCCTTCATCTATCAAACAATCCACAGTAGCTTCCTCCATAGATTCCACCATCGGAGATGCGACCAAAGTTGGGTGTTTTCGTGGCAGCCAATAATGTTGCCAAATTTTGATAGATTTCCCATTGCCTACCCTCCAACAAGCTCCTTCTAGGACCACGTCACGACCCCTCAAGATGCTTTTCCAAGCATACGATCCGGAAGAGGATTCTTTTGCATCAATTAGAGAGCCATGAGGAAAAAACTTCGCCTTAAACACCTTGTAAAAGAGAGAGTCCTTATTGTGGATAAGACGCCACGCTTGCTTGGCTAGGAGAGCATCATTGAAGTGAGCCAAGTCACGGAAGCCCATTCCTCCTACCATCTTAGATTTTGTTAATTCACTCCAACGAAGCCAATGAATTTTCCTACGATCCCCCCTTTGGCCCCACCAATATCTTCTTATCATAGCCTCAATATCCTCACAAAGCCCAATGGGAAGTTTGAAGCAACCCATGGCATAGGAAGGAATAGCTTGAATTACAGATTTAATGAGTACCTCTCTACCGGCTTGTGATAACAACTTGCTCTCCCATCCTTGAAGCTTCCTCCATaccctttcttttatataatcaAAACTCGCCTTTTTTCCCCTACCCACAAAAGATGGCAGCCCCAAATACTTCTCGTAGGATTTAACTTCTTGAAGTTGGAGAAgatttttgatattttcttttgcttcttccGATGTAGACTTGCTAAAGAAAATTGCAGTCTTGTCTTTGTTGATCTTTTGCCCCGACAACGACTCATATTCAGCAAGCAACttcaaaatattattacaaTCCTCATAGGTTGCCCTGCAAAAAAGCA is part of the Quercus robur chromosome 9, dhQueRobu3.1, whole genome shotgun sequence genome and harbors:
- the LOC126701209 gene encoding receptor-like protein EIX2, giving the protein MEKNALLNFKESLTDPSNRLSSWVGEDCCKWIGAGCDNTTSHVVKLDLYNPLPRETYNCKSCLGGKISPSLLNLTHLSYLDLSLNNFEGQLPASLGHLTNLSTLVLSVNNITGEIPSSFANLCNLQTFILMANGISGEITQFVDGLSQCSNNSLELLDLSGNKLLGGNLPYSLGALKNLKNLDLSSCSFWGSIPDSIGNMSSLQLLALTANKMNGSIPSSMGKLSTLEKLALGGGNSWEGVLTEAHFQNLTRLSFIELGISTRWSLVLNVKHEWVPPFSLIYIVFNRMKIGPKFPAWLQTQNELNYLSLVDVGISDTLPQGFWNSSSSLSYLSLSQNQIQGQVPYYQSYSITYYLDLRFNNFVGQVPLFHSKFMKVLYLEENMFSGVVPENIGELLPNLLHLVLSSNFITGRIPPSIGILKSLEILALRNNSLSGELPPHWDDMQSLYFLDISDNNISGKLPSSMRFLSSLQWLSLGQNHLEGELPSFLRECTKLVSLDLGGNKFFGNIPVWIGESLSNLSRLSLRSNLFDEVIPQQLCLLSSLHILDLAHNDLSGGIPQCLGNLSKNGSSKFVNFLEQIAIFYKGRDYLYRNTIYLVHSLDLSGNNLSGEIPDSITDLLKLNILNLSMNHLTGKIPKNIGNLKSLESFDLSKNQLFGPIPESLSSLTFLSHLNLSFNNLSGKIPSGNQLQTLTDPSIYQGNPLLCGLPLSNKCLGDETDPRKTPNGSGNGEDNNDGMEFGSLSFYISMVAGYIVGFWGVCGTLIVKTSWRQAYFRGFDNLKDRIVLFIMVKVAPLIRKIKFERN